Proteins from a genomic interval of Pseudodesulfovibrio nedwellii:
- a CDS encoding pyruvate carboxylase encodes MKPKSFEEVLEEVKGKRILVANRGIPARRICRSITEMFNAKAIMTATDVDKTSPATSGANELLMLGSDPRAYLDLDRVIREAKAKDVVAIHPGWGFGAEDDSFPAKCKEAGIIFIGPEQEPMRILGNKVAVRKLAIEQGVPVVPGSEGAVSIPEAREIAKEIGFPVMLKAEGGGGGRGIYEVYQDEDLENAFSKASALAQASFGNPRLYVEKLLTSVRHIEIQVISDQYGNIFCLDERDCSVQRNHQKLIEITPSPWPKYTEELRAQLKEYSRRLVSAVGYYSLATVEFLVDTDGVPFLIEVNTRLQVEHGITECRYGIDLVEEQIAIAFGSKLRLNEKDTKPYQWAMQCRINCEDPQKNFEPNSGRITRYVSPGGQGIRIDSCIGDGYRFPSNYDSAASLLISYGNSWNKVVALMKRSLREYMIGGLKTTLPFHRKIIDQKKFVDADYDTNFVRQNYTELMDYSDREPDFLRMMRLVAEISALGHNKYVQLGEYRGREDKRVGRFELVEPPERSTGFESHFSREMDRDAILDTLRTDRESGIVHMTDTTTRDITQSNSGNRFRLAEDRIVGPSLDKCGFFSLENGGGAHFHVAMLANMTYPFAEAAEWNKFAPNTLKQILVRSTNVLGYKPQPKNVMRLTGEMINEHYEIIRCFDFLNHVENMRPFAEVAMNSTRNIFEPAISLSWAKGFGVDRYLQVTDSIIAMCAEAGGVTKKQAEKMIILGLKDMAGVCPPRFMRELISTIRAKYPELVIHSHRHYTDGLFVPTMGAAAEAGAHIVDVAIGASVRWYGQGEVLSTAAYIEDEIGLKTHLDKEMIRATNFKLKQIMPYYDRYTAPYFQGIDHDVVRHGMPGGATSSSQEGALKQGYIKLLPYMLKFLEGTRKVVRYHDVTPGSQITWNTAFLAVTGAYKRGGSREVRRLLNVLDIVTLCKEEELTSHEREARLALYRDSNDAFRNLLLGKFGKLPLGFPADWVYQSAFGKGWEIAIKERTEESPLTTLVDVDLDAERQALQTRLHRQPTEEEFVMYLNHPGDAISTIDFCEKFGNINNLPVDVWFEGLEKGEVLHFQGNCMKPHRMRILDISEPDENGMAVVRYVLDSEIMSHQVKVAEPDVGGKEATEMADPTNDYHVGSPSNGDLWVTHVRPGDKVKAGEELFNISIMKQEKAVTAKVDSTVRRVIKSAKYTEDKKMIPVVEGELIVELGPEVGVCPTCKFDVPGEECNFCPNCGQKI; translated from the coding sequence ATGAAGCCGAAGTCCTTTGAAGAGGTTCTTGAAGAGGTCAAAGGGAAGCGTATACTTGTAGCCAACCGGGGTATCCCGGCTCGGCGCATTTGTCGCTCCATTACCGAAATGTTCAACGCGAAGGCGATTATGACCGCCACAGATGTTGATAAAACCTCCCCCGCGACGTCGGGAGCCAATGAGCTGCTTATGCTTGGTTCCGACCCTCGTGCTTATCTCGATCTGGACCGAGTCATCCGTGAAGCCAAAGCTAAAGATGTTGTTGCCATTCATCCCGGTTGGGGATTTGGTGCGGAGGACGATTCTTTCCCTGCCAAATGCAAGGAAGCTGGGATTATCTTCATCGGCCCAGAGCAGGAGCCAATGCGCATCCTTGGTAACAAGGTTGCTGTCCGTAAGCTTGCCATTGAGCAAGGGGTACCAGTTGTTCCCGGTTCCGAAGGGGCTGTGTCCATTCCCGAGGCTCGAGAAATAGCCAAGGAAATCGGATTTCCCGTTATGCTCAAAGCTGAAGGCGGCGGTGGTGGCCGTGGTATTTACGAAGTCTATCAGGATGAAGATCTTGAAAACGCTTTTTCCAAAGCATCCGCACTGGCGCAAGCCTCGTTTGGCAATCCGCGTCTCTATGTTGAAAAATTGCTGACTTCTGTTCGTCATATTGAGATTCAGGTTATCTCTGATCAGTATGGCAATATTTTTTGTCTGGATGAACGAGATTGTTCAGTCCAGCGTAATCATCAGAAACTTATTGAGATCACTCCGTCTCCATGGCCCAAGTACACTGAGGAACTGCGTGCTCAGCTCAAGGAGTATTCAAGACGTCTTGTGTCGGCAGTAGGGTATTATTCTTTGGCCACCGTTGAATTCCTGGTGGATACTGATGGTGTTCCGTTCCTTATCGAAGTTAACACCCGTTTGCAGGTGGAACACGGTATTACTGAATGCCGATACGGTATCGATTTGGTCGAAGAGCAGATTGCCATTGCTTTTGGCTCCAAACTGCGTCTGAATGAAAAAGATACCAAGCCTTACCAGTGGGCCATGCAGTGTCGTATTAACTGCGAAGATCCTCAAAAGAATTTTGAACCCAACTCCGGTCGTATTACCCGATATGTTTCTCCGGGTGGTCAGGGTATTCGTATCGACTCCTGTATTGGTGATGGTTACCGTTTTCCGTCTAATTATGATTCCGCAGCTTCCCTGCTTATATCCTACGGTAACTCATGGAACAAAGTCGTTGCCTTGATGAAGCGTTCCTTGCGCGAATATATGATTGGTGGGCTGAAAACGACGCTTCCATTCCATCGCAAGATTATTGATCAGAAGAAGTTTGTGGACGCTGATTATGATACTAATTTCGTGCGTCAGAATTATACTGAGCTTATGGACTATTCAGACCGTGAGCCTGATTTTCTTCGCATGATGAGGCTTGTTGCCGAGATTTCGGCCCTGGGTCACAACAAGTATGTTCAGTTGGGCGAATACCGTGGGCGTGAAGATAAACGGGTTGGTCGTTTCGAATTGGTCGAGCCTCCCGAAAGATCTACCGGGTTTGAATCCCATTTTTCACGGGAAATGGACCGGGATGCGATTCTCGATACACTGCGTACGGATCGTGAAAGCGGCATCGTTCATATGACGGATACCACCACGCGTGATATCACCCAGTCGAACAGTGGTAACCGCTTTCGTTTGGCCGAGGATCGTATTGTCGGCCCTTCGTTGGATAAATGTGGTTTCTTCTCCCTTGAGAACGGTGGCGGAGCTCATTTCCATGTGGCTATGCTCGCGAACATGACTTACCCATTTGCCGAAGCGGCAGAATGGAATAAATTCGCACCGAATACGCTCAAGCAAATTCTCGTTCGCTCTACTAATGTATTGGGTTATAAGCCCCAGCCGAAAAATGTCATGCGACTGACCGGCGAGATGATCAATGAGCACTATGAAATTATTCGTTGCTTTGATTTCCTGAATCATGTTGAGAATATGCGGCCTTTTGCAGAGGTCGCCATGAATTCCACGCGTAATATCTTTGAACCTGCCATTTCATTGTCTTGGGCCAAAGGCTTTGGCGTAGATCGGTACCTGCAGGTGACTGATTCCATCATCGCCATGTGCGCCGAGGCCGGTGGTGTCACCAAGAAGCAGGCCGAGAAGATGATTATTCTTGGTCTTAAGGATATGGCTGGCGTTTGTCCGCCCAGATTCATGCGAGAACTTATCTCCACCATCCGAGCTAAGTACCCGGAATTGGTTATTCACAGCCATCGTCATTATACAGATGGGCTGTTTGTTCCCACCATGGGAGCAGCCGCTGAGGCTGGAGCACATATTGTGGATGTGGCTATCGGTGCATCCGTGCGTTGGTACGGTCAAGGCGAAGTTCTGTCCACCGCCGCATATATTGAAGATGAGATCGGCCTGAAAACGCATCTTGATAAGGAAATGATTCGGGCGACCAATTTCAAGCTCAAGCAGATCATGCCATATTATGATCGTTATACCGCGCCGTATTTTCAGGGCATTGATCATGATGTTGTTCGCCATGGTATGCCGGGCGGTGCAACTTCTTCGTCACAGGAAGGCGCTCTCAAGCAAGGGTACATCAAGCTCTTGCCTTATATGCTGAAGTTCCTTGAAGGAACCCGTAAAGTTGTTCGTTATCACGATGTTACTCCCGGTTCCCAGATTACCTGGAATACTGCCTTTTTGGCTGTAACTGGTGCATACAAGCGGGGCGGAAGTCGTGAAGTACGGAGATTGCTGAATGTTTTGGATATCGTGACCCTGTGTAAGGAAGAAGAGCTTACCAGTCATGAGCGCGAAGCCAGACTCGCTCTGTATCGCGACTCCAACGATGCTTTCCGTAACCTGTTGCTCGGCAAATTTGGCAAACTGCCTCTCGGTTTCCCGGCAGATTGGGTTTACCAGTCTGCGTTTGGTAAAGGGTGGGAGATTGCCATTAAGGAGCGCACTGAGGAATCTCCATTGACCACATTGGTCGATGTTGATTTGGACGCGGAAAGGCAAGCCTTGCAAACCCGTTTGCATCGGCAGCCTACAGAAGAAGAATTCGTTATGTATCTTAATCATCCCGGTGATGCTATTTCGACTATCGATTTCTGTGAGAAGTTCGGCAACATCAACAATCTGCCCGTCGATGTTTGGTTTGAAGGGTTGGAAAAGGGTGAAGTTCTGCATTTCCAGGGCAATTGCATGAAGCCTCACCGGATGCGTATTTTGGATATCTCTGAGCCAGATGAGAACGGCATGGCCGTTGTCAGATATGTTCTCGATTCTGAAATTATGAGTCACCAGGTCAAGGTTGCTGAGCCGGATGTCGGTGGTAAGGAAGCGACAGAGATGGCTGACCCGACCAATGATTATCATGTCGGTTCGCCGAGTAACGGTGATTTGTGGGTGACGCACGTTAGACCTGGCGACAAAGTTAAGGCGGGCGAAGAGCTCTTCAATATCTCCATCATGAAACAGGAGAAAGCCGTAACCGCAAAAGTAGACAGTACTGTCAGACGTGTTATCAAGTCCGCTAAATACACCGAGGATAAAAAGATGATTCCGGTGGTTGAAGGTGAATTGATTGTTGAACTTGGTCCTGAAGTCGGAGTCTGTCCGACGTGTAAGTTCGATGTCCCTGGCGAGGAGTGTAACTTCTGTCCGAACTGCGGTCAGAAAATTTAA
- a CDS encoding glycosyltransferase family 4 protein produces MKVLLLDLGKIIRGGQRQVFYLARYLAQTPGFEPLVAVPNNSPLKPLLEEAKIPCADLPSSNDYNPFNIFRLTRLISSFKPDVVHTNDAKGASLAALVKKFNDSFKLVHSRRVSYKLKPGWSRSKYLAGDALVAVSREIQEVLVSCEIPKEKTSTIHSGIDAEMYELEQRQHPVLTLGAVGALSTQKGFEVLIESLAHLKESPTMPDWQCMIAGEGPLLRELKQQAEKLDLARSILFLGYQDSRIVLPEIDVLIIPSVDGEGSNAVIKEGWATKTPVITSDLPSNLELVTHEHDGLVFRNRNAKELATNIVRVVTDQTLADKLINNGSESVTNYTDKTMAQKYVALYQRLTGATS; encoded by the coding sequence TTGAAAGTTTTGCTCCTTGATTTAGGAAAAATAATACGTGGCGGACAACGCCAAGTCTTTTACCTTGCCCGTTACCTAGCTCAAACCCCCGGATTTGAACCGTTGGTTGCAGTCCCCAACAATTCCCCCTTGAAACCCTTGTTGGAAGAAGCAAAGATCCCTTGTGCGGATCTCCCCTCATCCAACGACTACAACCCATTCAACATTTTTCGTCTGACACGCTTGATTAGTTCTTTCAAACCGGATGTTGTCCATACAAATGACGCCAAGGGAGCTTCACTTGCTGCCTTGGTCAAAAAATTCAATGACAGCTTCAAACTAGTTCACAGTCGAAGGGTTTCCTACAAGCTTAAACCGGGGTGGAGTCGCAGCAAATATCTTGCTGGTGACGCATTGGTCGCAGTCAGCCGTGAAATTCAGGAAGTGTTAGTTTCCTGTGAAATCCCAAAAGAAAAAACAAGCACAATCCATAGCGGAATTGATGCCGAAATGTATGAATTGGAACAACGACAGCACCCCGTCTTGACACTTGGTGCAGTGGGTGCCCTCAGTACGCAGAAAGGATTTGAGGTTCTCATAGAATCTTTGGCCCATCTGAAAGAATCGCCAACAATGCCAGACTGGCAATGTATGATAGCTGGAGAAGGCCCCCTGCTTCGAGAATTAAAACAACAGGCTGAGAAACTGGATCTGGCACGTTCAATCCTGTTTCTCGGGTATCAAGACAGCCGTATAGTACTTCCGGAAATCGACGTACTGATTATTCCGTCAGTTGACGGAGAAGGCTCCAATGCTGTCATCAAGGAAGGATGGGCCACAAAAACGCCCGTTATTACGTCTGACCTCCCCTCCAATCTGGAATTGGTCACACATGAACATGATGGTTTGGTCTTCCGCAATCGAAATGCCAAAGAATTAGCCACGAACATCGTTAGAGTGGTCACGGACCAAACATTAGCTGACAAATTGATCAATAATGGTTCTGAATCAGTGACCAATTACACAGACAAAACCATGGCTCAAAAATACGTGGCTCTCTATCAACGGCTGACGGGCGCAACATCCTAG
- a CDS encoding tRNA nucleotidyltransferase, which yields MRIYLAGGAVRDLLLGRTIHDRDYLVMDATRDEFMKAFPAANEVGLAFPVFILDRTEFSFPRATPLSKELKSRDLTVNAQLLNEDGELICHPKGLKDLHDKILRPASEQAFYTDPLRVFRAARFWAQLPEFTPHDELKETMRAVAKSDQLTSLAPDRIGQEVYKMLAAPAPGNFLRLLSETDCLSPWFDELHNASTIPAGPTPYHDTHVLEHICRTMDSLAGNTTAVWMGLCHDLGKTLTSKEKLPSHHGHDHAGIPLAKTLARRVRLSNRLKTAGIKAAQWHMIAARYDELRSGTKVDLLMDAHLSGVLAPLFELVRVDQDKDFRSHALRNLTTILAVKLRPEDRNLGAKSGEKLRYLRAQTLAQRLRK from the coding sequence ATGCGAATTTACTTGGCTGGCGGCGCTGTCCGCGATCTCCTGCTCGGCAGGACAATCCACGACAGAGATTATCTTGTCATGGATGCAACCCGTGATGAATTTATGAAAGCCTTTCCTGCCGCTAATGAAGTCGGCTTGGCGTTCCCGGTCTTCATATTGGACAGAACGGAATTCTCATTCCCGCGAGCAACCCCGCTCTCTAAAGAGTTAAAATCCCGTGACCTAACTGTCAATGCTCAACTTCTGAATGAAGACGGCGAATTGATCTGCCACCCAAAAGGGCTGAAAGATCTCCACGATAAAATTCTTCGTCCGGCTTCCGAGCAGGCTTTCTACACTGACCCTCTCAGGGTATTCCGCGCAGCCCGATTCTGGGCACAGCTTCCTGAATTCACGCCGCATGACGAGTTGAAAGAGACTATGCGAGCCGTCGCCAAATCAGACCAACTCACCTCTCTGGCACCAGATCGTATTGGTCAGGAAGTGTACAAAATGCTTGCAGCACCGGCTCCGGGTAATTTTCTTCGCCTACTTTCTGAGACCGATTGCCTGTCCCCATGGTTTGATGAACTTCACAATGCTTCAACCATACCGGCAGGTCCAACTCCTTACCATGACACCCATGTCCTTGAACACATTTGCCGGACCATGGACTCTTTGGCCGGAAACACAACAGCCGTCTGGATGGGACTCTGCCATGATCTTGGCAAGACGTTGACTTCAAAAGAAAAACTTCCAAGCCACCATGGTCATGATCACGCAGGGATTCCCCTTGCAAAAACTCTTGCTCGCCGAGTCAGGTTATCAAACCGTCTCAAAACCGCTGGAATAAAAGCCGCGCAGTGGCACATGATCGCAGCCCGATATGACGAACTCCGATCAGGCACCAAGGTTGACCTTCTCATGGACGCCCACCTTTCAGGCGTGCTGGCCCCTCTCTTTGAACTCGTGCGCGTCGACCAGGACAAAGACTTCCGAAGCCATGCCCTCAGAAACCTGACGACTATCCTTGCTGTAAAGCTAAGGCCGGAAGATAGAAACCTCGGTGCAAAGTCCGGTGAAAAGCTTCGCTACCTTCGAGCACAAACCCTAGCCCAACGACTTCGTAAATAA
- the sucD gene encoding succinate--CoA ligase subunit alpha produces MLLNEHKSKILFKKAGVPTPEGIAVLPGEEDNFKPDFPLPWFLKSQVLTGGRGKAGGILRIDSAEDFPATARTLFALNIKGHSVPFIRVEPGAEIAREFYISLTVSREHKCILLTVGREGGVEIENLGADNLLVQKIKLPGGLAPHQIRAAFFHLGLKKEQLKDFAALLTSLFTGMLNNGLLMAEINPLIITPENQFIALDGKVEIDDNHADIDPEMEAYYQREHATPEENEARDAGLSFVKLPGWVGLMVNGAGLAMATMDLLNFSKLPASNFLDLGGAADQKRMKTALELLFGDNQVKAIFINLFGGILSCEKVALAMKGALKGNAPKKPIVARMSGKDAKSGLEILKSLNVDGLHMAGDMKEAIDILTTLKPADVQVIDFPAPMDCPAGQTPKPVSYTNDAVFGIDKDTPILVQGITGREGQLHTRLMQEYGANVVAGVTPFKGGQEVLGVPVYNSIAEAKRSHEIGASIIFVPPKMAADAVYEAASNDIPWAICITEGIVQHDMLSTFEQIKDSRTRVVGPNTPGIIVPGKTKIGILPTTPFIPGPVAVLSRSGTLTYEVADRLTSAGIGQSLCVGIGGDPFIGVNFVDMFEMIRNHDKTKAVVVLGEIGGQAEENLAEYVIKSGFDKPVISFIAGQTAPPGKRLGHAGAILEKGGGIKSKLETMSKAGFAICPSLEAVAKMTAKALK; encoded by the coding sequence ATGCTGCTTAATGAACACAAGAGCAAAATTCTTTTCAAGAAAGCCGGAGTCCCCACTCCCGAGGGTATTGCTGTCCTCCCAGGCGAAGAAGACAACTTCAAGCCAGACTTTCCCCTACCGTGGTTCCTGAAATCACAAGTACTTACCGGAGGACGAGGTAAAGCTGGCGGTATTCTGCGCATTGACTCCGCCGAGGACTTCCCCGCAACCGCACGCACTCTTTTCGCCCTAAACATAAAGGGCCATTCCGTACCGTTTATCCGTGTCGAACCCGGCGCGGAAATCGCTCGTGAATTCTACATCTCATTGACAGTATCCCGTGAACACAAATGCATTCTGCTCACCGTGGGACGTGAAGGTGGCGTGGAAATCGAAAATCTCGGCGCAGACAATCTGCTCGTTCAAAAAATCAAACTCCCCGGCGGACTAGCTCCTCATCAAATCAGGGCCGCTTTCTTTCATCTGGGGCTTAAAAAAGAACAGCTCAAAGATTTCGCAGCATTACTGACAAGCCTTTTCACGGGAATGCTCAACAACGGACTGCTTATGGCCGAGATCAACCCCCTGATCATTACCCCTGAGAATCAGTTCATCGCATTGGACGGCAAGGTTGAAATCGACGACAACCATGCTGACATTGATCCTGAAATGGAAGCTTACTACCAACGCGAACACGCCACGCCGGAAGAAAATGAAGCCCGCGACGCAGGCCTCTCTTTCGTCAAACTTCCTGGCTGGGTCGGCCTAATGGTCAACGGTGCAGGACTGGCCATGGCAACCATGGATTTGCTGAACTTTTCCAAACTACCTGCCAGCAACTTCTTGGACCTAGGTGGAGCTGCTGATCAAAAGCGCATGAAAACGGCACTGGAACTACTTTTTGGCGACAATCAGGTCAAAGCTATTTTTATCAACCTTTTCGGAGGAATACTCTCCTGTGAAAAAGTTGCCCTCGCCATGAAAGGTGCCCTCAAGGGGAACGCCCCGAAAAAGCCCATCGTGGCTCGAATGTCTGGCAAGGACGCCAAGTCTGGTTTGGAAATTCTCAAAAGCCTTAATGTGGACGGCCTGCACATGGCCGGAGATATGAAAGAGGCTATCGATATTCTAACCACACTCAAGCCTGCGGATGTACAAGTTATTGATTTTCCGGCCCCTATGGATTGTCCAGCGGGCCAAACACCGAAACCAGTCAGTTATACCAATGACGCCGTATTCGGTATCGACAAAGACACCCCCATTCTGGTTCAGGGTATTACTGGTCGCGAAGGCCAACTTCATACACGCCTCATGCAGGAATATGGAGCAAATGTGGTAGCTGGTGTCACCCCATTCAAAGGTGGACAGGAAGTACTCGGCGTACCGGTGTACAACTCCATCGCCGAGGCAAAACGTTCACATGAGATCGGCGCAAGCATCATCTTTGTCCCCCCCAAAATGGCCGCAGACGCCGTTTACGAAGCAGCGTCCAATGACATTCCTTGGGCCATCTGCATCACTGAAGGCATTGTACAACACGACATGCTTTCCACATTCGAACAAATTAAAGACTCCCGAACTCGAGTTGTCGGGCCGAATACACCGGGCATAATTGTTCCCGGCAAAACCAAAATCGGCATTCTGCCCACGACGCCTTTCATTCCCGGTCCTGTAGCCGTACTCTCCCGCAGTGGCACCCTGACCTATGAAGTCGCGGATCGTCTGACTTCAGCTGGCATTGGGCAATCTCTTTGTGTCGGTATTGGTGGCGACCCATTTATTGGTGTCAATTTCGTTGATATGTTTGAAATGATTCGCAATCATGATAAGACAAAGGCTGTAGTTGTTCTTGGAGAAATCGGCGGTCAGGCCGAAGAAAATCTGGCAGAATACGTCATAAAATCCGGATTTGACAAACCCGTCATATCTTTTATCGCAGGACAGACAGCCCCTCCCGGCAAACGATTGGGCCACGCCGGCGCCATTCTTGAAAAAGGCGGTGGTATCAAGAGCAAACTCGAAACCATGAGTAAAGCTGGATTCGCTATCTGCCCGAGCCTTGAGGCCGTTGCAAAAATGACTGCCAAGGCACTGAAGTAA
- a CDS encoding exopolyphosphatase, producing MRLVTRSDFDGLACATLLKHLGLIDDYLFAHPKDLQDGKVEVTPNDILANVPYVAGCGLWFDHHTSEKDRLGDIEFEGESKPLPSCARVIYDYYGTDKFPESFTDFMNAVDKVDSANLTAKEITSPTGWILLGFVMDPRTGLGRYRDYRISNYQLMLDMIEYCRSMTAEEIMKQPDVKERIDKYFADEPKFVQMLKNNSSIHDNAVVLDLRDQEPIYCGNRFMIYTLFDQCNVSIRVIWGFKKQNVVFTVGHSILNRTSNTDVGSLTLSFGGGGHRAVGTCQVPEGATSETLKKLLKRINADG from the coding sequence ATGAGACTTGTCACCCGATCCGATTTTGACGGCCTGGCCTGTGCCACGCTCCTCAAGCACCTTGGCCTCATAGACGATTATCTCTTTGCCCACCCCAAAGATCTTCAGGACGGCAAAGTTGAAGTGACCCCTAATGATATACTCGCCAACGTCCCGTATGTGGCAGGATGTGGATTGTGGTTTGATCACCACACCAGCGAAAAAGACCGTTTGGGTGACATTGAATTCGAAGGCGAAAGCAAACCACTGCCAAGTTGCGCCCGAGTTATCTACGACTATTACGGTACGGATAAATTTCCGGAATCATTCACCGATTTCATGAATGCGGTAGACAAAGTTGACTCCGCCAATCTGACCGCAAAAGAAATCACTTCGCCTACCGGCTGGATTCTTTTGGGCTTTGTTATGGACCCAAGAACAGGACTGGGGCGATATAGGGACTATCGAATCAGCAACTACCAGCTTATGCTGGATATGATCGAATATTGTCGATCCATGACCGCCGAAGAAATAATGAAACAACCTGACGTCAAAGAACGTATCGACAAATACTTCGCTGATGAGCCCAAATTCGTTCAAATGCTCAAGAATAACTCAAGCATCCACGACAATGCAGTTGTGCTGGATCTCAGGGACCAAGAACCAATTTATTGTGGTAATCGCTTCATGATCTACACCTTGTTCGACCAGTGTAACGTCAGCATTCGTGTCATATGGGGTTTCAAAAAACAAAACGTAGTATTCACCGTGGGGCACTCAATTCTCAACCGCACGAGCAACACGGACGTTGGCTCACTGACGCTCTCGTTCGGTGGCGGTGGACATCGTGCCGTCGGTACTTGTCAAGTCCCTGAAGGTGCGACTTCGGAAACGCTTAAAAAACTACTCAAACGAATTAATGCCGATGGATAG
- a CDS encoding biotin--[acetyl-CoA-carboxylase] ligase — protein MIPQGIFLPEGTPEELAANHKVWSADVASLGPWRPCGDDCGENQGWLRARQDSESTIIVTQQCGTTMELAREMVGNGLLGEWGAVVSVVQDGGRGQLRRPWVSMPGNMHASIVLPKPPTAGPWAESLTNLLPLVAGALFANVLESLGASIQLKWPNDILQNGRKVGGMLIEERNGIIILGLGLNLVGCPEDTLMREDCSAPAGTVAIPSFSGGPLTLLETLVSRGENVYAVMLDEIPPTQFIRMIENRLAWMGQTIQVREGNLDPYEAVIVGLSPQGGLVVLRGGEETVLFSGSISPL, from the coding sequence ATGATTCCACAAGGTATTTTTCTCCCGGAAGGAACGCCGGAAGAGTTGGCCGCAAACCACAAGGTATGGAGCGCGGATGTCGCTTCTTTGGGGCCGTGGCGGCCTTGTGGTGATGACTGTGGCGAAAACCAGGGGTGGCTCCGTGCTCGTCAGGATTCAGAGTCAACAATTATTGTTACTCAACAGTGCGGGACGACAATGGAGTTGGCCCGTGAGATGGTGGGAAATGGTCTCTTGGGCGAATGGGGGGCTGTTGTCAGCGTTGTGCAGGATGGCGGCAGAGGGCAGCTTCGTCGGCCATGGGTATCCATGCCTGGCAACATGCATGCTTCTATTGTTTTGCCAAAGCCGCCGACAGCAGGGCCATGGGCTGAATCTTTGACAAACTTGTTGCCGTTAGTTGCTGGGGCTTTGTTTGCCAATGTTTTGGAGTCTCTGGGAGCCTCAATTCAGCTCAAGTGGCCGAACGATATTCTTCAAAATGGTCGAAAAGTGGGTGGAATGCTCATAGAAGAGCGAAACGGAATCATAATTTTGGGACTAGGACTGAACCTCGTAGGATGTCCTGAAGATACGCTAATGCGTGAAGATTGTTCGGCTCCTGCGGGGACTGTCGCAATTCCATCCTTCTCAGGCGGTCCGTTGACTCTCCTTGAAACCCTTGTAAGTCGTGGGGAAAATGTGTATGCAGTCATGCTCGACGAGATTCCGCCTACTCAGTTCATTCGTATGATTGAGAACAGGCTGGCTTGGATGGGACAAACCATTCAGGTCCGTGAAGGGAACCTAGATCCATATGAGGCCGTGATAGTGGGCCTTTCCCCTCAAGGTGGGCTCGTTGTTTTACGTGGTGGAGAAGAAACGGTTTTGTTTTCAGGGTCGATTTCTCCTCTCTAA